GCAATAATCCCCAATGCCACATACACTTTTCACTGCGGAAAATGAGAATAAATGATGGTTAAAGGGAATGGAAAAGTAGTTTGGGGgcttaaacttttattttggtttgtaCATTTcgcttcataaaaaatattagcagACCTCCACTACACAGTTAGTTAAATTTTAGCTAAATgaacaaatgaaataaattattctattttattaataGAAAGTacttataaaattcattataattataaatataaacttgttttagttttgttgaaataaaatattattattaaataaaatattattattaaataaaatattattaaatatgtattattcaaataaataagatgGAATGCTtgataaactaaatattttctgtaatCTTTTGTTGATAATCTAGTATGCACGCGCTTTCTATTCCTGTAAATATCACTGATCACCGGGtttcaaatgaaaaataaatactccactatatttatataaattcccGTGAAATGGCCCGTCTCTATGACTCCCGGACCACGATATTTTCCCCAGAGGGCCGTCTCTACCAGGTGGAGTATGCCATGGAGGCCGCCTCGCAGTCGGGCACCTGTCTGGGCATCCTGGCCAGGGATGGAGTCCTTTTAGCCACCGAACGTGTGACCCACAAGCTCTTGGACTCCAGTATTCCAGCTTGTAAGATCTGTAGGTTAAGTGAGGACACTGCCTGTTGTGCCACCGGCAACACGGCGGATGGAAATGTGCTGACCTACGAGTTGCGTTTGATCGCCCAGCGATATGCTTCTACTTACGGTGAGGTGATACCCTGCGAGCAGCTGGTCTCGCATCTGTGCGATGTCAAGcaggcgtatacgcaatatggTGGCAAGCGGCCCTTTGGCGTCTCGCTGCTTTACATGGGCTGGGACTGTCGCTTCGGCTTTCAGCTATATCAGTCCGATCCCAGTGGAAACTATAGTGGCTGGAAGGCCACCTGCATTGGCCGCAAGTCCGGAGCAGCCACGGGAATGCTGCAACAGGAACTTTTCACCAGGGAATACGTGAATCCCACTCTTGAGGAAGCCAAAAATGTGGCCATTAAGGTCTTGGCCATGACCTTGGATGGTTGCAAACTCAGTGCCTCCAAGGTGGAAATGGCCACTTTGCAACGTTTAGATAACTATACCATTTACAAAATTGTGGAGACCTCTGAGATCCATAAACGTATCGAGAAATACAACACATTGCAGGCGCAGGCTGCTAAACGAATGTTCTGTAATCCCTAGTTATATTTTGttagatttatattttgtaagatttatttgtgttatttgttttatataatatggaaaataaattataaacagtTAGTAGTTTTTTGAAACTATATTACTTTCAAATAAACACcataagttttatattttttaaagataaaaaaatatttttttttacaacctttatatttttgatttcttatttactttttaaacccatatttattttttgtaacacCACAGTATTTTTGGCCTTCAAAAATTTGGCTAAGGACAGTTGTAAAGTcataaaagtttttccctgttATATTCCCTATTTTATGCCCGAATAATTTACAACTTTCAGTTGCTTTATGGCAAAGGGAGAGGCACAACCAAACTAAATACACATATTTTCGGTTCAGTGTACGGATAAACGCAAACCAATAGAGTTGTGCGAAAATGCGGCAACACATTCTCATTTTGACGCAATTCCCGAGGGCCGTTTTGATGCGGTGTGGCTTTTAGCGGTTCTACGGTTTATTTATATACACATTATGTGAAATATGTAAATCCCAGAACCAAAAGGGAATGGAAATAGTAGTATCTTTGGTATCATGAATGCTTCATCTGGACTTCCTTTATAGTTCCAGTTTGCCGGGAGCTTCTGTATTTGCTTTCTGTTGCAAAAGTTGTGCGCTCGTGTGCAATAAACTTGCCAGTTTCTGTGACTCTCAGCACACCTGGCGAACTAGAGACAGAGCGGATACCTTGTCTGTTTCAAAGTCACGCTGAATAAACAATGCAAATAGCTTTTCTCTtggagaaatatttaaattcctttATGGCTCACGTCAAACTTATGCATTGCGCTCTCATATTTCCCGGCGAGCAGCACTAAGTGGCCAGAAGCCTCCCCCTTTTTTCTTCCGCAGAAGGGAATATAAATTTACACTTGTCTACATTTTTTCACACCAGCTAAGTGTTTGCTCAGCCAggggaaatggcaaaagaaagaaaaaataagtCAAACCAGCTGCAAACTGAAAAGAAATGCTTTCCTTTGGGGGCGAGCTTTCATTTTCTTGTTGTGTCCTGTGAGAGCAAACAATCGCACGTGAAACGCTGCAGGAATTTCAATTAACTTGTTAGCATTTCACgctttttgaactttaaacaAAGGCAACAGACAGCAGACAAACACAACTAACATCGACTTAAAAGCTAATTTATGTTTAGCTCCTAATGAAAAGCCACTCGCTGGGGGAATTTAATGTCGACTTTAATGTTTTCCGAATTTCTTTCCACGATATTGGCATGGCTGCAATGCAACAGGTGGCTAATAACCCTATACTTAATATACCACATATATACGATTTCCAAATAGAGTTGAGCTTAGTAATCAGCGCAATCCCCCACAAGTACACACACCCCAAAACCATCGGGGTGTAATCAAATTAATCTCATACTTTCGCCTACTTCAGCAAATAACTGTAATATGCCTACGCAATTATTACTCTCAACAGGCCCACAAAGCACATATATATTTCgttgcaccgagaaaaatATCTACGACAATTATTTCCCATGGGATATTTAcaactattttattaaattggaaataggtaaaagaaaataaattattaaaataattttactacaaaattaaaaaaaaattaaaattacattcaatacattaaatatttcgtttttattattacatcaattgttaaaaatttaaaagttttt
This portion of the Drosophila takahashii strain IR98-3 E-12201 chromosome 3R, DtakHiC1v2, whole genome shotgun sequence genome encodes:
- the Prosalpha3T gene encoding proteasome subunit alpha type-4-like, with the protein product MARLYDSRTTIFSPEGRLYQVEYAMEAASQSGTCLGILARDGVLLATERVTHKLLDSSIPACKICRLSEDTACCATGNTADGNVLTYELRLIAQRYASTYGEVIPCEQLVSHLCDVKQAYTQYGGKRPFGVSLLYMGWDCRFGFQLYQSDPSGNYSGWKATCIGRKSGAATGMLQQELFTREYVNPTLEEAKNVAIKVLAMTLDGCKLSASKVEMATLQRLDNYTIYKIVETSEIHKRIEKYNTLQAQAAKRMFCNP